A single window of Malus sylvestris chromosome 5, drMalSylv7.2, whole genome shotgun sequence DNA harbors:
- the LOC126623587 gene encoding heat stress transcription factor A-1-like isoform X2 has protein sequence MNWYVLEGFRKVDPDRWEFANEGFLRGQKHLLKTVSRRKPAHVQSHQQPPPQLQSSQVGACVEVVNPGLEEEVERLKRDKNTLMQELVRLRQQQQATDNQLHNVGQRMQGMEQRQQQMMSFLAKAMHSPGFLSQLVQHQNENNRRITGSNKKRRLPRQDDEILVGNLGSKVLDGQMVKYQPSMNEAAKAMLLQILKMNTSPKLEPSLINPDAFLIDNVPSNATDSRNTSSRNLGVTLSEVPPISAECYMPEESRFPVSCHSTAISEIQSSPYAVSNSVKETQVLEENMHNFQQDTVIPELTRMQGIVSESNVEIPNANFIGSEIGNAGYMGMSAGLDGRLPTDILPFSPEPDADALPDGVSSLPGINDIFWEQFLTASPPPGDTDEISFSSDDGVAVNQDLQLGKENGWEKSQHMNHITEQMQLLASGSRTG, from the exons ATGAACTGGTATGTTCTTGAG GGTTTTAGAAAGGTTGATCCAGACCGATGGGAATTTGCAAATGAAGGGTTTCTTAGAGGCCAGAAACACCTTTTGAAGACTGTAAGCAGGCGAAAACCAGCTCATGTACAGAGTCATCAACAACCACCACCTCAATTGCAGAGCTCTCAGGTTGGGGCATGTGTAGAGGTGGTAAATCCTGGGCTGGAGGAAGAGGTTGAAAGACTTAAAAGAGATAAGAACACTCTTATGCAGGAACTTGTTAGGCTTAGGCAGCAACAGCAAGCAACAGATAATCAGTTGCATAATGTTGGGCAACGTATGCAGGGAATGGAGCAGCGGCAGCAGCAAATGATGTCATTTCTTGCAAAGGCTATGCATAGTCCCGGATTTTTATCACAGCTTGTCCAGCATCAGAATGAAAACAATAGGCGCATCACTGGAAGCAATAAGAAAAGGAGACTCCCAAGGcaagatgatgaaattttggTTGGGAACCTTGGCAGCAAAGTTCTTGATGGACAAATGGTGAAGTACCAGCCTTCAATGAATGAAGCAGCAAAAGCAATGCTGCTGCAGATCTTGAAGATGAATACATCTCCAAAGCTGGAACCATCATTGATCAATCCTGATGCTTTCCTAATTGATAATGTTCCTTCCAATGCAACAGATAGTAGGAACACCTCTAGTCGGAACTTAGGGGTGACCCTTTCAGAGGTTCCACCAATTTCTGCAGAGTGTTATATGCCTGAAGAGTCTAGATTTCCTGTCAGTTGTCATTCTACAGCCATTTCTGAGATCCAGTCTTCCCCTTATGCGGTTTCCAACTCTGTTAAAGAAACTCAAGTTTTGGAAGAGAACATGCATAATTTTCAACAAGATACAGTTATCCCTGAACTAACTCGAATGCAAGGTATTGTTTCAGAAAGCAATGTGGAAATCCCCAATGCAAACTTCATTGGCTCTGAGATTGGGAATGCAGGATACATGGGCATGTCAGCAGGTTTGGATGGGAGACTGCCTACAGATATTTTACCATTTTCTCCTGAGCCTGATGCAGATGCCTTGCCAGATGGGGTCTCTAGCCTTCCAGGCATTAACGATATCTTCTGGGAACAATTTCTCACAGCAAGCCCACCGCCTGGTGACACTGATGAAATTAGTTTTAGTTCCGATGATGGAGTGGCTGTGAATCAGGATTTGCAGTTGGGGAAGGAGAATGGATGGGAAAAGAGTCAACATATGAATCACATCACTGAACAAATGCAGCTCCTTGCATCGGGGAGCAGAACTGGTTGA
- the LOC126623584 gene encoding translation initiation factor IF-2, chloroplastic-like, which produces MQGTMASLVSLVSWGGLTIAGSSERSRLLVRKVSLPKTSFKGSRRWHCLRLSVCKYSVTTTDFVAEQGNEVSLDSNDYGGTKVVSDASADFVLKPSPKPVLKSSGGSSTEPLLGIDAADWDPSRISGDSDEENEEERNTVIESLGEVLEKAEKLETARVGELGTKTDSGSVNKRAPSNASVNLRNTKPVDTAATSKSKTLKSVWRKGDTVATVKKVVKESPKVSNTIQNEETKKGGEVKVESQPRAPLRTPQPPLRPQPTLQAKPSTAPPPTVKKPVVLKDVGAAPKSSEIDEADSSTKTKERKGPILIDKFASKKAVVDSVISQAVLAPSKPGKGPSPGKVKEGFRKKDAPGPRRRKVAEDILDEDTSELNVSIPGAARKGRKWNKASRKAARLQAEKEAAPVKVEILEVGEDGMLVDDLAFHLATTESEILGYLYSMGIKPDGVQTLDKDMVKMICKEYVVEVIDVDPVKVEEMARKKEILDEDDLDKLQDRPPVLTIMGHVDHGKTTLLDHIRKSKVAASEAGGITQGIGAYKVLVPIDGKLRSCVFLDTPGHEAFGAMRARGTRVTDIAIIVVAADDGIRPQTKEAIAHAKAAGVPIVIAINKIDKDGANPDRVMQELSSIGLMPEDWGGDIPMVQISALKGKNIDELLETVMLVAELQDLKANPHRSAKGSVIEAGLHKSKGPVVTLIVQNGTLKQGDIVVCGGAFGKVRALFDDGGNRVDEAGPSIPVQVLGLNNVPIAGDEFEVVSSLDIARERAELRAESLRNERISAKAGDGRVTLSSLASAVSAGKLSGIDLHQLNIILKVDLQGSIEAVRQALQVLPQDNVTLKFLLETTGDVSTSDIDLAAASKAIIFGFNVKVPGSVKSYGDNKGVEIRLYRVIYELIDDVRNAMEGLLEPVEERVTIGSAEVRAIFSSGSGRVAGCMINEGKVVKGCGVEVIRRGKVVHVGLVDSLKRVKEVVKEVNAGLECGIGVEDYDDWEEGDSLEFFNTVQKKRTLEEASASMAAAVEGTGRKVQN; this is translated from the exons ATGCAGGGAACAATGGCTTCTTTGGTTTCCCTGGTTAGTTGGGGAGGTCTTACAATTGCGGGTTCATCCGAAAGGTCACGCTTGCTTGTTAGGAAAGTTTCTTTGCCTAAGACAAGTTTCAAGGGTAGCAGGAGATGGCATTGTCTAAGGTTATCCGTGTGTAAATATTCGGTCACAACTACTGATTTTGTTGCCGAGCAAGGCAATGAGGTATCCCTTGATTCTAACGACTACGGAGGAACTAAAGTTGTTTCTGATGCCAGTGCTGATTTTGTACTTAAGCCCAGTCCGAAGCCAGTATTGAAGTCCTCAGGGGGTTCCAGTACTGAACCCCTTTTAGGTATTGATGCAGCTGACTGGGACCCCTCAAGAATTAGTGGGGATTCAGATGAAGAAAACGAAGAAGAGAGAAATACGGTGATTGAATCGCTTGGAGAGGTTTTGGAGAAGGCTGAAAAGTTAGAAACTGCAAGAGTGGGTGAACTGGGTACTAAGACGGATAGTGGCTCTGTAAATAAACGTGCACCATCTAATGCAAGTGTTAATTTGCGAAATACTAAACCAGTGGACACGGCGGCAACTAGTAAGTCTAAAACTTTGAAAAGTGTGTGGCGTAAAGGAGACACGGTCGCAACTGTGAAAAAGGTTGTAAAGGAATCACCTAAAGTTAGCAATACAATTCAGAATGAGGAGACAAAGAAGGGAGGAGAGGTAAAGGTAGAGTCTCAACCCCGTGCTCCTTTAAGAACCCCTCAGCCCCCCTTGAGACCTCAACCAACATTACAAGCAAAGCCTTCTACAGCTCCTCCACCCACAGTGAAGAAACCTGTTGTGTTGAAGGATGTGGGGGCAGCTCCGAAGTCGTCAGAGATTGATGAAGCTGATTCGTCCACAAAAACTAAAGAACGGAAGGGACCAATTTTGATTGACAAATTTGCTTCCAAAAAGGCAGTGGTCGATTCTGTGATTTCTCAAGCAGTTTTAGCTCCTTCAAAACCAGGAAAGGGCCCTTCCCCTGGAAAGGTCAAAGAAGGGTTTCGAAAGAAGGATGCACCTGGACCACGGAGGCGGAAAGTTGCTGAGGATATTCTGGATGAAGACACGTCAGAACTCAATGTCTCTATTCCTGGAGCAGCAAGGAAAGGGAGGAAGTGGAATAAAGCAAGCAGGAAGGCAGCGAGACTTCAGGCTGAGAAAGAGGCGGCTCCTGTTAAAGTCGAAATTCTAGAGGTCGGTGAAGATGGTATGTTGGTAGACGATTTGGCGTTCCATTTGGCAACAACTGAATCCGAAATTCTTGGATATCTGTACTCTATGGGAATTAAACCAGATGGGGTTCAAACTCTGGACAAAGATATGGTAAAGATGATTTGTAAAGAGTATGTCGTGGAAGTTATAGATGTTGATCCTGTGAAGGTGGAAGAAAtggcaagaaagaaggaaatacTTGATGAAGATGACCTAGACAAACTACAAGACAGACCTCCCGTCCTCACTATAATGGGTCATGTGGATCATGGCAAG ACTACCCTGTTGGATCATATCCGGAAGAGCAAG GTTGCTGCCTCAGAGGCTGGTGGAATTACACAAGGAATTGGGGCATATAAGGTGCTTGTACCAATTGATGGAAAGTTGCGATCATGTGTTTTCCTTGATACTCCTGGACATGAG GCATTTGGTGCAATGAGAGCTCGTGGAACAAGGGTGACAGACATTGCTATCATTGTAGTGGCAGCTGATGATGGAATCCGCCCGCAAACAAAAGAGGCCATAGCTCATGCTAAAGCTGCTGGAGTGCCAATTGTAATTGCTATAAATAAG ATAGACAAGGATGGAGCTAATCCAGATCGAGTCATGCAAGAGCTTTCTTCTATCGGCCTAATGCCAGAGGACTGGGGTGGTGACATCCCAATGGTCCAG ATTAGTGCTCTTAAAGGGAAGAATATAGATGAGCTTTTGGAAACTGTTATGCTAGTTGCAGAG TTGCAAGATTTAAAGGCAAATCCTCATAGAAGTGCAAAAGGCTCAGTCATTGAGGCCGGTCTTCATAAATCTAAGGGACCTGTAGTTACACTTATAGTGCAAAATGGAACCCTCAAACAAGGGGACATAGTAGTTTGTGGAGGAGCATTCGGAAAG GTGCGTGCTTTGTTTGATGATGGTGGAAATCGTGTCGATGAAGCTGGACCCTCTATACCTGTTCAG GTTCTTGGATTAAATAATGTTCCTATTGCTGGTGATGAATTTGAAGTTGTCAGCTCCCTTGATATTGCACGTGAAAGGGCAGAGTTGCGTGCTGAGTCATTGCGAAATGAACGTATATCAGCTAAGGCTGGCGATGGCAGGGTTACTCTTTCTTCCTTAGCTTCTGCAGTCTCAGCAGGAAAGCTGTCTGGAATAGACTTGCACCAGCTAAATATTATTCTGAAGGTTGATCTTCAG GGATCCATCGAGGCCGTCAGACAAGCTCTGCAGGTGCTTCCACAAGATAATGTCACCTTGAAATTTCTCTTGGAAACAACAGGCGATGTAAGCACCAGCGATATTGATCTTGCTGCTGCTAGCAAGGCAATAATTTTTGGATTCAATGTCAAAGTACCAGGATCTGTAAAAAGCTATGGAGATAATAAAGGGGTTGAGATTCGCCTATATAGAGTTATATATGAACTCATTGATGATGTAAGAAATGCAATGGAAGGACTCCTAGAGCCTGTTGAG GAACGAGTAACAATTGGATCAGCAGAAGTCCGGGCCATATTCAGCTCTGGTAGTGGTCGTGTTGCTGGATGCATGATAAATGAGGGAAAAGTTGTTAAAGGCTGTGGCGTGGAGGTCATTCGAAGGGGAAAAGTAGTACATGTTGGTCTTGTTGATTCATTGAAACGGGTCAAGGAAGTTGTGAAAGAG GTAAATGCTGGACTAGAGTGTGGAATTGGGGTGGAAGACTACGACGACTGGGAGGAGGGAGATAGCCTTGAGTTCTTCAACACAGTTCAAAAGAAGCGGACACTTGAGGAGGCTTCCGCTTCAATGGCAGCTGCAGTGGAAGGAACAGGAAGAAAGGTGCAAAATTGA
- the LOC126623587 gene encoding heat stress transcription factor A-1-like isoform X1 codes for MQTTMEGVEDAASVINSANAPPPFLNKTYDMVDDHSTDAVVSWSNGNNSFVVWNVPEFSRDLLPKYFKHNNFSSFVRQLNTYGFRKVDPDRWEFANEGFLRGQKHLLKTVSRRKPAHVQSHQQPPPQLQSSQVGACVEVVNPGLEEEVERLKRDKNTLMQELVRLRQQQQATDNQLHNVGQRMQGMEQRQQQMMSFLAKAMHSPGFLSQLVQHQNENNRRITGSNKKRRLPRQDDEILVGNLGSKVLDGQMVKYQPSMNEAAKAMLLQILKMNTSPKLEPSLINPDAFLIDNVPSNATDSRNTSSRNLGVTLSEVPPISAECYMPEESRFPVSCHSTAISEIQSSPYAVSNSVKETQVLEENMHNFQQDTVIPELTRMQGIVSESNVEIPNANFIGSEIGNAGYMGMSAGLDGRLPTDILPFSPEPDADALPDGVSSLPGINDIFWEQFLTASPPPGDTDEISFSSDDGVAVNQDLQLGKENGWEKSQHMNHITEQMQLLASGSRTG; via the exons ATGCAAACAACCATGGAGGGAGTCGAAGACGCCGCGTCGGTCATCAACTCCGCCAACGCTCCTCCGCCGTTTCTCAACAAAACCTACGATATGGTGGATGACCACTCCACCGACGCCGTCGTCTCCTGGAGCAACGGCAACAACAGCTTCGTCGTCTGGAACGTCCCCGAGTTCTCGAGGGACCTCCTGCCCAAGTATTTCAAGCACAACAACTTCTCTAGCTTCGTCAGGCAGTTGAATACTTAT GGTTTTAGAAAGGTTGATCCAGACCGATGGGAATTTGCAAATGAAGGGTTTCTTAGAGGCCAGAAACACCTTTTGAAGACTGTAAGCAGGCGAAAACCAGCTCATGTACAGAGTCATCAACAACCACCACCTCAATTGCAGAGCTCTCAGGTTGGGGCATGTGTAGAGGTGGTAAATCCTGGGCTGGAGGAAGAGGTTGAAAGACTTAAAAGAGATAAGAACACTCTTATGCAGGAACTTGTTAGGCTTAGGCAGCAACAGCAAGCAACAGATAATCAGTTGCATAATGTTGGGCAACGTATGCAGGGAATGGAGCAGCGGCAGCAGCAAATGATGTCATTTCTTGCAAAGGCTATGCATAGTCCCGGATTTTTATCACAGCTTGTCCAGCATCAGAATGAAAACAATAGGCGCATCACTGGAAGCAATAAGAAAAGGAGACTCCCAAGGcaagatgatgaaattttggTTGGGAACCTTGGCAGCAAAGTTCTTGATGGACAAATGGTGAAGTACCAGCCTTCAATGAATGAAGCAGCAAAAGCAATGCTGCTGCAGATCTTGAAGATGAATACATCTCCAAAGCTGGAACCATCATTGATCAATCCTGATGCTTTCCTAATTGATAATGTTCCTTCCAATGCAACAGATAGTAGGAACACCTCTAGTCGGAACTTAGGGGTGACCCTTTCAGAGGTTCCACCAATTTCTGCAGAGTGTTATATGCCTGAAGAGTCTAGATTTCCTGTCAGTTGTCATTCTACAGCCATTTCTGAGATCCAGTCTTCCCCTTATGCGGTTTCCAACTCTGTTAAAGAAACTCAAGTTTTGGAAGAGAACATGCATAATTTTCAACAAGATACAGTTATCCCTGAACTAACTCGAATGCAAGGTATTGTTTCAGAAAGCAATGTGGAAATCCCCAATGCAAACTTCATTGGCTCTGAGATTGGGAATGCAGGATACATGGGCATGTCAGCAGGTTTGGATGGGAGACTGCCTACAGATATTTTACCATTTTCTCCTGAGCCTGATGCAGATGCCTTGCCAGATGGGGTCTCTAGCCTTCCAGGCATTAACGATATCTTCTGGGAACAATTTCTCACAGCAAGCCCACCGCCTGGTGACACTGATGAAATTAGTTTTAGTTCCGATGATGGAGTGGCTGTGAATCAGGATTTGCAGTTGGGGAAGGAGAATGGATGGGAAAAGAGTCAACATATGAATCACATCACTGAACAAATGCAGCTCCTTGCATCGGGGAGCAGAACTGGTTGA